The region TCCGGCACGCGCTCCTGAGCCCAGACCGCGCTTGGCAGGACGCCGCCTGCCATCACGCCGATGAGCCAGTGGCCGAGTCTTCCCATCTCACTCTCCTGTAGATCAGTCGGAGGGGGCCTCTCACGCCTTCGGCGCGGGTGCGCGCTCGAAAGGTTTTGCCCCGCCACGCTCCCAGGTGTGTTGTCCCCTCCTCGCGCTGTCGGGCGCATCCTAGCCGATCGACGGCAGCCGATCAACCACGCCGGGGCGCGGGCGGCCGCTTCGTCGGGGTGGTAGACTGAAACGGGAGTTGGCTCGCCCGCCGCAGCGGACATGTCCCCCCTTGACGGGGCTCCAGGAAAGCCGTAGAGTCGCGGCGTTCCGCGCACCGCGAAGGTGTCGACGGGCTCAGGAGGGACGGGCAAGCGGTGACTCCCCTGCGCGAAGCTGTCCTGGCCAAGCTGGTTCGCGCTCGAACGGGTCTGGACGAGCTGCGGCGTTACGGCGACCCGGATATGGGCGCCATGGAATGGCAGAAGGGCTACATCAAGGCCCTGGAGGAAGCTCTTGATCTGGAAGGCCTCACGCTCAGGCGCTATCCGCGCAGGCCGACCTCCATCCCCGTGGAGATCGGTCGCGGGTCCGGCGAGGCGGGGAAAGGGACGATCATGGACGTGAGCGCCGGGGGGTGCGCTCTTGCCACGCCGCTGGCCCTCTCGGTCGGGGAGTTGGTCCGGCTCGTGTTCACGCTGCCCGAGCCGCCCACGCCGTTCGCGCTCGAGGGGTGGGTGCGGCGGGCCCAGCGGACCGGTGAGGAGGTCGGGGCGGGAGTGGAGTTCGCGGCGGTTCCCGCGGAGATGCGCGAGGCCCTGGAGGCTTTCCTCGCGCTGCCGCAGCCGGAGCGGTGAGGCGATGGGCCGGGCGATGGATGTCGTCCAGCTCCTGAGAGAGCTCATCCAGATCGGGATCGACCTGACGAGCGAGCGGGACCTCTCGCTCCTCCTCGAGCGGATCCTGCGGGAGGCGCGGCGCTTCACCCGCGCCGAGGCCGGCACCCTCTTCCTCCGCGAGGGGGACC is a window of Candidatus Rokuibacteriota bacterium DNA encoding:
- a CDS encoding PilZ domain-containing protein — its product is MTPLREAVLAKLVRARTGLDELRRYGDPDMGAMEWQKGYIKALEEALDLEGLTLRRYPRRPTSIPVEIGRGSGEAGKGTIMDVSAGGCALATPLALSVGELVRLVFTLPEPPTPFALEGWVRRAQRTGEEVGAGVEFAAVPAEMREALEAFLALPQPER